The Vespula pensylvanica isolate Volc-1 chromosome 5, ASM1446617v1, whole genome shotgun sequence genome includes a window with the following:
- the LOC122629328 gene encoding probable splicing factor, arginine/serine-rich 7 isoform X1 yields MAVGSTKVVQVTNIAPQATKDQMQTLFGYLGKIEDIRLYPTIRDVAVPVQSRICYVKFHDQGCVAVAQHMTNTVFIDRALIVIPYQNGDIPDEQRALELTNNGTVVPGLYPSEPKLPPNVVNAIEGIPPNHVITTMDPKLEAHGLPPYPHLPGHLDSRRIEEIRRTLVIANLDASTTAEQLLDFFSNNNVEIKYLRLCTRDSDTDHYALVELTEQGAVVSALLLNGKMLGDRHIKIYHSTQAIAKPEAKSNEAAQKEIEEAMSRVKEAHNLISAAIDPMIGMLSKDKRSRSGSRSRKSRSRSRGRSRRSRSRKRSRSRHRRRSRSRSKRSRSKERRRKSPSRRRSSSRSRHRSRSRSRRSRSRRSRSRSRDRRKRSLRRRSRSHSRSKRSKSKSRRSRSKSKSRSSKSRYSEKYKDKDKDRNKDKSDNGKKSDGDKGDKEKSEKKSSKEKKSEKESKSDEKNRVASENNENKDKESVS; encoded by the exons ATGGCGGTTGGTTCAACAAAAGTGGTACAAGTGACAAACATAGCACCCCAAGCAACTAAAGATCAAATGCAAACTTTATTTGGTTACTtaggaaagatagaagatattAGATTATATCCCACAATAAGAGATGTAGCAGTACCTGTACAATCTCGTATTTGTTACGTTAAATTTCACGATCAAGGATGTGTTGCAGTTGCTCAACACATGACAAATACTGTATTCATTGATAGAGCATTGATAGTAATTCCTTATCAAAATGGCGATATTCCAGATGAACAACGTGCTCTTGAGTTAACCAACAATGGTACAGTTGTACCAG GTTTATATCCTTCTGAGCCAAAGCTTCCACCAAATGTTGTAAATGCAATCGAAGGTATTCCTCCGAATCATGTAATTACAACTATGGATCCTAAATTAGAAGCTCATGGATTACCGCCTTATCCACATTTACCTGGCCATCTAGATAGTAGACGAATTGAGGAAATAAGGAGAACACTAGTGATAGCTAATTTAGATGCTTCTACGACGGCTGAACAATTGCTAGATTTTTTCAGTAATAACAATGTTGAGATTAAGTACTTACGCCTTTGTACAAGAGATTCTGATACAGATCACTATGCCTTAGTGGAACTTACAGAACAAGGAGCAGTGGTTTctgcattattattaaatggaAAAATGCTTGGCGATagacatataaaaatttatcattcgaCACAAGCAATAGCTAAACCAGAAGCAAAAAGTAATGAAGCAGCtcagaaagaaatagaggaagCTATGTCACGTGTCAAAGAAGCTCACAATTTGATTTCTGCTGCCATAGATCCAATGATTGGTATGCTTTCAAAAGACAAACGAAGTCGCAGCGGTTCCCGTAGTCGAAAGTCGAGATCTAGATCCCGTGGTCGCAGTAGACGTTCAAGATCACGGAAGAGATCTCGTTCGCGACACCGACGTAGATCCAGATCTCGTTCAAAACGTTCTCGATCCAAAGAACGTAGAAGAAAGTCACCTTCACGGAGAAGAAGCAGCTCTCGCAGTCGTCATCGTTCTCGGTCACGATCTAGACGATCAAGATCACGTAGATCAAGATCTAGATCTAGAGATCGTAGAAAAAGATCTCTACGGCGTAGAAGTCGTTCTCACTCTCGTAGTAAACGTTCTAAATCGAAATCTAGACGTTCCAGATCTAAATCAAAATCTAGGTCATCTAAATCTAGATATTCTGAGAAATACaaggataaagataaagatagaaataaggATAAATCTGATAATGGTAAGAAAAGTGATGGGGATAAGGGTGATAAGgaaaagagtgaaaagaaatcaagtaaggaaaaaaaatcagagaaaGAATCAAAGTCAGACGAAAAGAATAGAGTTGCATccgaaaataatgaaaataaggaTAAGGAATCCGTATCTTAA
- the LOC122629497 gene encoding FYVE, RhoGEF and PH domain-containing protein 4-like, with protein MNSPRSPHNNLSSELRNIITNKNALSMKSRMKVLNALNEDDIKNRAEREKRLRLQAIQEILTTEVTYLQQLEILMEFFLQPIIEKKLVNHIILNTLLENIKTLYNISGELIKELKQDTENISGAFYKLAPFFKLYSVYAYDYEQLSTLLQVTQEKDPTFKNFISKQETRPEVGKSLSSLLITPIQRVPRYKLLLKEVLQHTPNKHREYNLLQACLVEVEKAAVHINNLVAENEDIQRLLMLQKCIVNGVNLVKPGRKLIKQGTLMRVSRNGDTAYRRYFVLLNDTLLYCKGKPESSLTVRCVLPLNKCKVESVLSGGLFRVTCLEEMLFLYSEDGDSNSWIQLLQKAIEKYTECRQTLRKDSSSRQPLRHKNINLFPSEDIQEKYIKRKRTKDKKDVQLNPSNIMYFEKENQENETEEQQENCFRLNRKLKRFKNDIPTGIPMDKDTSEICFMESSDTSVSYLTNSDSIHSLSLIFKNICEYFSYVSSSIQNFFRYR; from the exons ATGAATTCTCCAAGATCACCACACAATAATCTTAGTTCTGAATTAAGGAACATTATTACTAACAAAAATGCATTGAGCATGAAATCACGCATGAAAG ttttaaatGCTCTTAATgaagatgatataaaaaatagagctgaaagagaaaagcgtTTGAGACTCCAAGCTATACAAGAAATTTTAACAACAGAGGTTACATATTTACAACagttagaaatattaatggaG ttttttttacAACCAATCATTGAAAAGAAGTTGgtaaatcatataatattaaatacattacttgaaaatataaaaacactGTATAATATTAGTggagaattaattaaagaattaaaacaagATACTGAAAACATTTCTGGAGCATTTTATAAGCTTGCACCATTCTTTAAGTTATATTCTGTTTATGCATACGATTACGAACAGTTATCAACACTTTTACAG gtTACTCAAGAGAAGGATCctacttttaaaaattttataagcaAACAAGAAACACGACCAGAAGTTGGGAAATCGTTGtcttcattattaattactcCGATACAGAGAGTACCaagatataaattacttttgaAAGAAGTTCTACAACATACTCCTAACAAGCACAGAGAGTATAATCTTTTACaag CATGTTTAGTTGAAGTTGAAAAAGCTGCAgtacatattaataatttagttGCTGAGAATGAAGATATTCAAAGATTATTGATGCTTCAAAAGTGTATTGTAAACGGAGTTAATTTAGTAAAACcaggaagaaaattaattaagcaAGGAACATTAATGAGAGTTTCAAGGAATGGTGATACTGCTTATAGAAGATATTTTGTACTTTTAAAtgatactttattatattgtaaggGAAAACCAGAAAGTTCATTGACTGTACGTTGTGTACTTCCCTTAAATAAGTGTAAAGTAGAAAGTGTTTTAAGTGGTGGACTTTTTCGTGTTACATGCTTAGAAGAAATgctctttttatattcagaAGATGGTGACAGCAACTCTTGGATACAATTATTGCAAAAAGCCATTGAAAAG TACACAGAATGTAGACAAACTTTGAGGAAAGATAGTAGTTCAAGGCAACCACTgagacataaaaatataaatttatttccatctgaggatatacaagaaaaatacatcaaacgaaaaagaacaaaagataaaaaagat gtTCAATTGAATCCAtcaaatataatgtattttgaaaaggaaaatcaagaaaatgaaacggaAGAACAGcaagaaaattgttttcgattaaatagaaaattaaagagatttaaaaatgatattcctACAGGGATTCCCATGGACAAG gatACATCAGAGATTTGCTTTATGGAAAGTTCAGATACATCAGTATCATATTTGACTAATTCAGATTCTATACAttctttatcattaatattcaaaaatatttgtgaatatttttcttatgttaGTTCAtctatacaaaatttttttagatatagatag
- the LOC122629328 gene encoding probable splicing factor, arginine/serine-rich 7 isoform X2, producing the protein MAVGSTKVVQVTNIAPQATKDQMQTLFGYLGKIEDIRLYPTIRDVAVPVQSRICYVKFHDQGCVAVAQHMTNTVFIDRALIVIPYQNGDIPDEQRALELTNNGTVVPGLYPSEPKLPPNVVNAIEGIPPNHVITTMDPKLEAHGLPPYPHLPGHLDSRRIEEIRRTLVIANLDASTTAEQLLDFFSNNNVEIKYLRLCTRDSDTDHYALVELTEQGAVVSALLLNGKMLGDRHIKIYHSTQAIAKPEAKNPMIGMLSKDKRSRSGSRSRKSRSRSRGRSRRSRSRKRSRSRHRRRSRSRSKRSRSKERRRKSPSRRRSSSRSRHRSRSRSRRSRSRRSRSRSRDRRKRSLRRRSRSHSRSKRSKSKSRRSRSKSKSRSSKSRYSEKYKDKDKDRNKDKSDNGKKSDGDKGDKEKSEKKSSKEKKSEKESKSDEKNRVASENNENKDKESVS; encoded by the exons ATGGCGGTTGGTTCAACAAAAGTGGTACAAGTGACAAACATAGCACCCCAAGCAACTAAAGATCAAATGCAAACTTTATTTGGTTACTtaggaaagatagaagatattAGATTATATCCCACAATAAGAGATGTAGCAGTACCTGTACAATCTCGTATTTGTTACGTTAAATTTCACGATCAAGGATGTGTTGCAGTTGCTCAACACATGACAAATACTGTATTCATTGATAGAGCATTGATAGTAATTCCTTATCAAAATGGCGATATTCCAGATGAACAACGTGCTCTTGAGTTAACCAACAATGGTACAGTTGTACCAG GTTTATATCCTTCTGAGCCAAAGCTTCCACCAAATGTTGTAAATGCAATCGAAGGTATTCCTCCGAATCATGTAATTACAACTATGGATCCTAAATTAGAAGCTCATGGATTACCGCCTTATCCACATTTACCTGGCCATCTAGATAGTAGACGAATTGAGGAAATAAGGAGAACACTAGTGATAGCTAATTTAGATGCTTCTACGACGGCTGAACAATTGCTAGATTTTTTCAGTAATAACAATGTTGAGATTAAGTACTTACGCCTTTGTACAAGAGATTCTGATACAGATCACTATGCCTTAGTGGAACTTACAGAACAAGGAGCAGTGGTTTctgcattattattaaatggaAAAATGCTTGGCGATagacatataaaaatttatcattcgaCACAAGCAATAGCTAAACCAGAAGCAAAAA ATCCAATGATTGGTATGCTTTCAAAAGACAAACGAAGTCGCAGCGGTTCCCGTAGTCGAAAGTCGAGATCTAGATCCCGTGGTCGCAGTAGACGTTCAAGATCACGGAAGAGATCTCGTTCGCGACACCGACGTAGATCCAGATCTCGTTCAAAACGTTCTCGATCCAAAGAACGTAGAAGAAAGTCACCTTCACGGAGAAGAAGCAGCTCTCGCAGTCGTCATCGTTCTCGGTCACGATCTAGACGATCAAGATCACGTAGATCAAGATCTAGATCTAGAGATCGTAGAAAAAGATCTCTACGGCGTAGAAGTCGTTCTCACTCTCGTAGTAAACGTTCTAAATCGAAATCTAGACGTTCCAGATCTAAATCAAAATCTAGGTCATCTAAATCTAGATATTCTGAGAAATACaaggataaagataaagatagaaataaggATAAATCTGATAATGGTAAGAAAAGTGATGGGGATAAGGGTGATAAGgaaaagagtgaaaagaaatcaagtaaggaaaaaaaatcagagaaaGAATCAAAGTCAGACGAAAAGAATAGAGTTGCATccgaaaataatgaaaataaggaTAAGGAATCCGTATCTTAA
- the LOC122629329 gene encoding dual oxidase maturation factor 1-like, which translates to MVKEYFNILLYKIIFLFILALKMGLFDFGRLEGFPSRYSPQQTPVLFDVVEVLFITIFLLILIAFICIFPGYSKKRSIYVTIKTCISLTIGCFLIVENFGQEWEIGTVETIVPYKAGNNAEINSVIGIKIGLRSVNITLKGEGRNGVLPNEIINYNERFPWTWDQGRFGYGPSSGLLQRSLRSAQRRGLPIPILWIAEYFAIDGEGIRFGRFYRTAGWYCHILLWTAFSCWIVSNIMLQFVSRYTAYSIGIVGGLQILTCILWVIIRNKTPLIIPFENGTLTLHFGLHFWMSLTCGIFCIILALIIIYMDLRYPDNLSEFFGIDPLDQYDECVLSPDEIRTIAQNKKIADDTLEMVSISDTNSSIRNSGMLLMKRRSSIKQVQKYHFRKPVPVKLEEYEDVAVYENQSIAT; encoded by the exons ATGgtcaaagaatattttaatatattactatataaaataatatttctttttatattagcGCTCAAAATGGGACTTTTTGATTTTGGTAGATTAGAAGGTTTTCCATCGCGATATTCGCCTCAACAAACACCAGTGTTATTTGATGTAGTAGAAGTCCTTttcattacaatttttcttcttatattaatagcatttatttgtattttcccAGGCTATAGCAAAAAACGT AGCATTTACGTTACTATAAAAACTTGCATTAGTTTAACAATTGGATGTTTCTTGATCG tGGAAAATTTTGGTCAAGAATGGGAAATTGGTACTGTAGAAACTATCGTACCTTATAAAGCTGGAAATAATGCAGAGATAAATTCAGTAATTGGTATAAAAATAGGTTTGAGGTCAGTTAATATTACCTTGAAAG GTGAAGGAAGAAATGGAGTATTaccaaatgaaattattaattacaatgaAAGATTTCCATGGACATGGGATCAGGGAAGATTTGGATATGGACCTTCTA GTGGCCTTCTACAAAGAAGTTTGCGAAGTGCTCAAAGAAGAGGTTTACCTATTCCAATCTTATGGATTGCAGAATATTTTGCTATTGATGGGGAAGGTATACGATTTGGTAGATTTTATCGAACTGCTGGGTGGTACTGTCATATCTTATTAtg GACTGCATTTAGTTGCTGGATAGTGTCAAATATAATGTTACAATTTGTAAGCCGATACACAGCTTATTCAATTGGAATAGTTGGTGgattacaaatattaactTGTATCTTATGGGttattatacgtaataaaacTCCACTTATTATACCTTTCGAAAATGGAACTTTAACATTGCATTTTGGTTTACATTTTTGGATGTCTCTTACATGTG gtattttttgtattatcttggccttaataattatatacatggATCTGCGATATCCAGACAATTTATCCGAATTTTTTGGAATCGATCCACTTGATCAATACGATGAATGTGTACTAA GCCCTGATGAAATAAGAACTATAgcgcaaaataaaaaaatcgcaGATGATACGTTGGAAATGGTTTCTATATCAGATACTAATTCATCAATAAGAAATAGTGGCATg CTGTTAATGAAAAGACGATCAAGTATAAAGCAAGttcaaaaatatcattttcgtAAACCAGTTCCAGTAAAACTTGAAGAATATGAAGATGTAGCAGTTTATGAAAATCAATCTATAgcaacataa